TCGGGGGTGAGGATCGCCGCCTTCGCGCCCGAGTGCTCGAGCACGTGGTGCAGCTCCGGCGGGCTGATCAGGAACAGGATCGGCGTCACGACCGCGCCCGCCCGCCAGATCGCGTTGTACGACACGAACACCTCGGGGGTGTTCATCATCAGTACGACGACCCGGTCGCCGGGCTCGACGCCGATCGACTGCAGGCCGGCGGCGAAACGCTTGCCGCGCTCGTGCATGTCACCGGTGCTGTAGGTCTTGCCCTCGAAGCACAACGACTCGTAGTCGCCGGTCTTCGCGAAGTGCTCGTCCGACAGCGCCGCCAGGTTGTGGCTGCCGACCTCGCTCATGACGCCGCCGCGATCGCGAGGCGCGCCACGGTGTCGAAGGCCTCGACGTCGTCGCCGAGCAGGAAGCGGTCGACCTTCGCCCTTCGCCAGTACAGATGGGCGTCGTGCTCCCAGGTGAAGCCGATGCCGCCGTGCACCTGCACCAACGTCTCCGCCGTGTGTTCGACCACCGCGGCCGCGGTTCCTTTTGCGGCGGCCGCCGCGAGCGGCAGCTCACTCGGCGACTCGTCCGCTGTCCACGCCGCCCACCACACCAGCGAACGCAGCTGCTCGACGCCGACGAACGCGTCGACCAGCGCGTGCTTGATCGCCTGGTAGGAGCCGATCTGCCGGCCGAACGCGACGCGCTGCTTGGCGTACTCGACACCGATCTCCAGCGCCTTGCTCGCCGTACCCAGACCTTCCGCGGCGAGGACGACCTGGCCGACGTGCAGCGCGCGCTCCCAGCGGGCGACCGCGTCGGCGTCGACGACCTCGAAGCCGTCGTCGAGCGTCACGTCGGCCAGCCCGCGCGTGGCGTCGATCGGTGGCCGCTCGGTGACCGTGGCGGTCCCGACGACGAGCGCGCCGTCGCGCAACGCGAGGAAGGTGTCAGCGGTCGTCGCGTCGAGGACGGGCCCGCCGTGTTCTTCGATGATCGCGTACGCCGCGGAGCCGTCGGCCAGCGCCGCCAACCGGGCCGCGTCGCCGTCGAGCAGCACCGCCGCCCTGGCCGCGGTGACCAGGCTCGGACCGGCGAGCACCCGACCGGCCTGCTCGGCGACGACCGCGAGGTCGAGCACCGACCCGCCGCCGCCACCGGCCGACTCCGCCACCGTGATCGCCGCGAAGCCGGTGTCGGCGATGGCCTTGCGGCCCGGCTCGATCGGCGCGCCGGTGTCGAGGCTCGCCCGCGCCGCGCTCGGCGAGGCAGCGCTGGTGAAGAAGTCGGCGGCCGCGGAGGCGAGGGCGCGCTGCTCGTCGCTGAGGTCGAAGTTCACTGCGCTCCTCCGCCGATCTTGAGACTGTCGTTGAACGACATGCCCTTGTCCGCACGGGGCTCCGGCGGCAGGCCGAGCACCCGCTCACCGAGCACGTTGCGCAGGATCTCGTCGGTGCCGCCGGCGATCGCCATGCCAGGCAGCCCGGCCTGCGAGCTCTGCCAGCGGCCGTCGCCGTCGGCGGTGCTCGCGTAGACGCCCTCGTCGCCGAGCAGCCGCACTCCGAGGTCGGCGAGCGCACGTCCGGTCTTGGTGCCGGCGAGCTTGCCGGCACTGGCCTCCGGTCCGGGCATCGCGCCCTTGGAGATCGCCGACAGCTGTCGGTAGCCGGTGTAGCGGGTCGCGAGCGACGCGGCGTACTGCCGGCCGAACTCCTGACGCACCAGCGCCTGCCGGCCTTCGGGCAGCGCACCGATCCGCTTCGCGACGTGAGCGGCTGCCGCGTCGAGGCTGGTGCCGACGTCGGTGCCGCCGCCGCCGAGGGAGAGCCGCTCACTCATCAGCGTGGTGAGCGCGACCCGCCAGCCGTCGCCGACCTCACCGAGCCGCTCCTCGTCGGGGATCTCCACGTCGTCGAAGAACACCTCGTTGAACTCCGAGACGCCGCTCATCTGACGCAGCGGGCGGACCGTCACGCCCGGCGCGTGCATGTCGACCACGAACATCGTCAGGCCGCGGTGCTTGGCGACGTCGGGATCGGTGCGCGCCAGCAGGATGCCGTAGTCGGAGACGTGGGCGAGCGTGGTCCAGACCTTCTGGCCGTTGACCCGCCAGCTGCCGCTGTCGGTCTTCACGGCCTTGGTACGCAGCGCGGCCAGGTCGCTGCCCGACGCGGGCTCGCTGAACAGCTGGCACCAGACGTCGTCGCCGCGCAGCAGCCGGCCGAGGTAGCGGCTCTTCTGGTCGTCGCTGCCGTGTGCGATCACCGTCGGGCCGCACATGCCGAGACCGATGACGCCGATGAACCCGGCCAACCCGGCCTTGGCGGTCTCCTGGTTGACGATCGCCTGCTGCATCTGGGTGCCGCCCTGGCCGCCGTACTCCTTCGGCCAGGTGACGCCGACCAACCCGCCCTCGTACATCAGCGCCTGATGCCGCTTCGCGGCGTCGACGTCGACGGCGCGCCGGCCGCCCTCGCTGATCGACATCAGCTCGTCGCGGTGCGCCTGGATGTAGTCGCGCACGGTGGCCCGGTAGGCCGCCTCGTCAGGTGTGTCCTCGAAGTCCATGGGGCCCAATCTTTCGCAGCGGAAACATCCGGTCAAGGCAGGCACTTACATGCAGCTCAGAACGTATGTTCGCTACCGCTGACCACCCGCAATGGTTACTGTCAGGCTCATGGCGACGGACACCGGCATCGCCACCCGGCCGGCGCAACGGACGCGGCGGACCCAGGCGGAACGCCGCGCGACCACCCGTCGAGCG
This Mycobacteriales bacterium DNA region includes the following protein-coding sequences:
- a CDS encoding acyl-CoA dehydrogenase family protein, with translation MNFDLSDEQRALASAAADFFTSAASPSAARASLDTGAPIEPGRKAIADTGFAAITVAESAGGGGGSVLDLAVVAEQAGRVLAGPSLVTAARAAVLLDGDAARLAALADGSAAYAIIEEHGGPVLDATTADTFLALRDGALVVGTATVTERPPIDATRGLADVTLDDGFEVVDADAVARWERALHVGQVVLAAEGLGTASKALEIGVEYAKQRVAFGRQIGSYQAIKHALVDAFVGVEQLRSLVWWAAWTADESPSELPLAAAAAKGTAAAVVEHTAETLVQVHGGIGFTWEHDAHLYWRRAKVDRFLLGDDVEAFDTVARLAIAAAS
- a CDS encoding acyl-CoA dehydrogenase family protein, which gives rise to MDFEDTPDEAAYRATVRDYIQAHRDELMSISEGGRRAVDVDAAKRHQALMYEGGLVGVTWPKEYGGQGGTQMQQAIVNQETAKAGLAGFIGVIGLGMCGPTVIAHGSDDQKSRYLGRLLRGDDVWCQLFSEPASGSDLAALRTKAVKTDSGSWRVNGQKVWTTLAHVSDYGILLARTDPDVAKHRGLTMFVVDMHAPGVTVRPLRQMSGVSEFNEVFFDDVEIPDEERLGEVGDGWRVALTTLMSERLSLGGGGTDVGTSLDAAAAHVAKRIGALPEGRQALVRQEFGRQYAASLATRYTGYRQLSAISKGAMPGPEASAGKLAGTKTGRALADLGVRLLGDEGVYASTADGDGRWQSSQAGLPGMAIAGGTDEILRNVLGERVLGLPPEPRADKGMSFNDSLKIGGGAQ